A genome region from Eremothecium cymbalariae DBVPG#7215 chromosome 4, complete sequence includes the following:
- a CDS encoding C2H2-type zinc finger protein (similar to Ashbya gossypii AGR186C) — MSQFVYPQEVSPFIGTFSSYPWTFQEKGMAYQGLELQCFNELQGDMAAVMDAENANSVPSSMRSHLNQFRHHNYQGGYSFSPASTSTSSSQEPSPSHSTISLLTSRSSSACSMDDARSGKQSSTQSLSDEVECTKTGEQAGQAEFTGNMLKFPPILPSQTSSNRGLIFVSKICPLCGKSFTRRSTLQIHLLIHTNLKPFKCSFCEKEFNVKSNLNRHERIHRQKVISNQPFVPSAPAKKIASLDESQNNHNSNPNTKHNDHVRNLKQTTERQEVVPKSVQGQQKLPLPRKSPPSCHNANVNFRASATNILYQ, encoded by the coding sequence ATGTCACAGTTTGTTTACCCACAGGAGGTCTCACCATTTATCGGCACTTTCTCGAGTTATCCATGGACATTTCAAGAAAAGGGTATGGCATACCAGGGTTTGGAATTGCAATGTTTTAACGAACTTCAGGGAGATATGGCAGCTGTAATGGATGCGGAAAACGCAAATTCGGTCCCTTCTTCCATGCGCAGCCACCTTAATCAGTTTCGTCATCACAATTACCAAGGTGGTTATTCGTTCAGTCCTGCATCTACCTCGACGTCCTCCTCGCAGGAACCCTCCCCCTCCCATTCTACAATTTCGCTATTAACATCCAGATCTTCCAGTGCGTGCAGTATGGACGACGCAAGAAGCGGCAAGCAGTCCAGTACTCAATCGTTGAGCGATGAGGTAGAGTGCACCAAGACTGGGGAGCAGGCTGGACAAGCAGAATTCACAGGTAATATGCTGAAATTCCCGCCCATCTTGCCCTCTCAGACCAGCAGTAACCGGGGCCTTATATTTGTATCCAAGATCTGCCCGCTTTGTGGGAAGAGTTTTACAAGGAGAAGCACGCTACAAATTCATCTACTGATCCACACAAATCTTAAGCCATTCAAGTGTTCTTTCTGTGAGAAAGAGTTTAACGTAAAGAGCAACCTAAACAGGCATGAGAGAATTCATAGGCAGAAAGTTATCTCCAACCAACCCTTTGTTCCCTCAGCACcagcaaaaaaaatagCATCTCTTGATGAATCGCAAAATAATCATAATTCCAACCCTAATACTAAGCATAATGATCATGTTCGAAATTTGAAACAAACCACTGAAAGACAAGAAGTCGTCCCAAAGTCCGTACAAGGACAACAAAAACTACCTTTACCCAGAAAGTCACCTCCAAGCTGTCACAATGCGAACGTCAACTTTAGAGCCTCCGCTACAAATATTCTATACcaataa